From Burkholderiales bacterium, one genomic window encodes:
- the ftsZ gene encoding cell division protein FtsZ has product MIEIVDTQSHEAVIKVIGVGGCGGNAVDHMINQGVKGVEFISANTDVQALKRNQAKVQLQMGSSVTKGLGAGANPEIGREAALEDRERIAELIQGTDMLFLTAGMGGGTGTGAAPVVAEIAKDLGILTVAVVTKPFAFEGKRMRIAQQGIEALSQYVDSLIVIPNDKLMQVLGNKITLDAAFQAANDVLHGAVAGIAEIISCPGMINVDFSDVRTVMAEMGMAMMGSAKASGADRAELAAEQAIACPLLEGVNISDARGVLVNISASKASFELQEMYDVMDAIKAFTAESATVIVGAVYDNELKDDIRVTIVATGLNSPSSNKQDKPLSVVKTGTDAADMVNYAELETPAVVRRRNRDATIEAMRQSGVEMLDIPAFLRKQAD; this is encoded by the coding sequence ATGATTGAGATTGTTGATACACAATCGCATGAAGCGGTAATCAAGGTAATAGGAGTTGGTGGCTGCGGAGGTAATGCCGTTGATCACATGATCAACCAGGGGGTAAAAGGCGTGGAATTTATAAGCGCCAACACCGATGTGCAAGCGTTGAAGCGCAACCAAGCGAAAGTCCAGCTGCAGATGGGTTCTTCGGTTACCAAGGGTCTTGGAGCAGGAGCCAATCCCGAAATCGGGCGCGAAGCCGCGCTGGAAGATCGCGAGCGAATCGCGGAGCTGATACAGGGTACCGACATGCTGTTCCTGACTGCGGGCATGGGCGGAGGCACCGGTACGGGTGCCGCGCCTGTGGTCGCGGAAATCGCCAAGGATCTGGGCATCCTCACCGTGGCGGTGGTGACCAAACCGTTCGCATTTGAAGGCAAGCGCATGCGGATCGCGCAGCAGGGTATTGAGGCCCTGTCTCAGTACGTGGATTCATTGATCGTGATTCCCAACGACAAACTGATGCAAGTGCTGGGCAACAAAATAACCCTGGATGCTGCTTTCCAAGCGGCCAACGATGTGCTGCACGGCGCAGTGGCCGGCATAGCGGAAATCATAAGTTGCCCGGGCATGATTAACGTCGACTTTTCCGACGTGCGAACGGTGATGGCGGAAATGGGCATGGCGATGATGGGTTCTGCCAAGGCTTCGGGCGCCGACCGCGCTGAGCTGGCCGCGGAACAAGCGATTGCCTGCCCGCTGCTCGAAGGGGTCAATATATCCGACGCGCGCGGAGTACTGGTCAACATCTCCGCCAGCAAAGCGAGCTTCGAGTTGCAGGAAATGTATGACGTGATGGACGCGATCAAGGCCTTTACGGCCGAGAGTGCGACCGTGATTGTCGGAGCGGTCTACGACAATGAACTGAAAGACGACATTCGGGTCACAATCGTTGCGACCGGCCTTAATTCCCCGAGCAGCAATAAGCAGGACAAGCCTTTGAGCGTCGTGAAAACAGGGACCGACGCGGCAGACATGGTGAATTATGCGGAGCTTGAGACGCCGGCGGTGGTAAGAAGGCGCAATCGTGATGCCACCATCGAAGCAATGCGGCAATCGGGTGTAGAGATGCTCGACATCCCCGCATTCTTACGCAAGCAGGCGGATTAA
- the lpxC gene encoding UDP-3-O-acyl-N-acetylglucosamine deacetylase produces the protein MIKQRTLKNIIRATGVGLHTGEKVYLTLRPAAPNTGIIFRRVDLPQPVEIKADPHQVGDTRLSSCLEKSGVKVFTVEHLMSAFAGLGVDNAYVDLSAPEVPIMDGSAGPFVFLLQSAGIEEQNVPKKFIRIKKSVELIDGDKWVRFEPYNGFRVHFSIDFDHPLFESSNQSVTVDFATTSYIKEVSRARTFGFMQDVENLRSMGLALGGSLDNAVVMDEFRVLNSDGLRYDNEFVKHKVLDAIGDLYLLGHPLIGSFSGHKSGHTQNNALLRRLLAESQAWEFVSFERSEEAPAFLRLQAQLA, from the coding sequence ATGATAAAGCAGCGCACGCTCAAAAACATCATACGTGCAACCGGTGTCGGTCTGCACACCGGAGAAAAAGTCTATCTAACCTTGCGTCCCGCAGCGCCCAATACCGGAATAATATTTCGCCGCGTTGATCTTCCACAGCCGGTGGAGATCAAGGCAGATCCGCACCAAGTGGGCGATACGCGCCTATCGTCGTGTCTGGAGAAGAGCGGCGTCAAAGTATTCACCGTAGAACATCTGATGTCGGCTTTTGCCGGATTGGGAGTTGACAATGCCTACGTCGACCTCTCCGCGCCGGAAGTGCCGATCATGGACGGCAGCGCCGGCCCATTCGTGTTCCTGCTCCAGTCCGCGGGAATCGAAGAGCAGAATGTACCCAAGAAATTTATCCGCATTAAAAAGTCCGTCGAGCTGATAGATGGCGATAAATGGGTGCGCTTTGAACCGTATAATGGTTTTCGCGTTCATTTCAGCATTGATTTCGACCACCCGCTTTTTGAAAGCTCAAACCAGTCGGTCACAGTGGATTTCGCAACCACGTCCTATATAAAGGAAGTCAGCCGCGCCCGTACTTTCGGGTTCATGCAGGATGTTGAAAATCTGCGCTCGATGGGGCTCGCATTGGGCGGTAGCCTGGATAATGCAGTGGTCATGGACGAGTTCCGAGTGCTCAACAGTGACGGTTTGCGCTACGACAACGAGTTCGTCAAACACAAGGTGCTGGATGCCATCGGCGATCTATATCTGCTCGGGCATCCGTTAATCGGCTCTTTCAGCGGCCATAAGTCCGGGCATACCCAGAACAACGCTTTGTTGCGCCGCCTGCTCGCGGAGTCCCAAGCCTGGGAATTTGTGAGTTTTGAACGCAGCGAGGAAGCACCGGCGTTTCTCAGACTGCAAGCGCAGCTCGCCTGA
- a CDS encoding M23 family metallopeptidase, whose translation MNIILVSGSLGKSKTLTLSHAQIVFLVVLMLVGMLVFAVVLHYLTLRHAATIKSPYLKSLLLSVQEQENHKREAYLRENLSAMAIKLGQMQAQLLRLEALGDRLTKQAGFKPEEFMFNQPPGRGGALSGVPQHELTLGEFSGQMDKLANDLNDRGDELAILETTLMRDRLKKKLVPSTPPVNTGWFSSKFGWRIDPFTGNEAFHEGVDFAAQTGSPVISAAAGVVIYSDFQPEYGNLIEIDHGNGITTRYAHLSKRLVKVGDVVLRGTKIGEVGSTGRSTGPHLHFEVRNKGIPQNPVSFLHMPG comes from the coding sequence GTGAACATTATTCTCGTTTCGGGTAGCTTAGGGAAGTCCAAAACGCTTACTCTGAGCCATGCGCAAATCGTATTTCTTGTAGTGCTGATGTTAGTGGGGATGCTGGTTTTCGCAGTCGTATTACATTATCTGACCTTGCGCCATGCCGCGACAATCAAAAGCCCTTATCTAAAGTCGCTATTACTCTCAGTGCAGGAGCAGGAAAACCACAAGCGGGAAGCCTACTTGCGCGAAAATTTGAGTGCCATGGCCATCAAACTAGGCCAAATGCAGGCGCAATTGCTGCGCCTCGAAGCTCTAGGCGACCGCCTGACCAAACAGGCCGGTTTTAAGCCCGAGGAATTCATGTTCAATCAACCTCCGGGCCGAGGCGGTGCACTTTCCGGCGTACCGCAGCATGAACTTACGCTTGGCGAATTCAGCGGTCAAATGGACAAATTGGCCAATGACCTTAACGACCGCGGCGACGAGTTGGCAATTCTCGAAACAACGCTCATGCGAGACCGCTTGAAGAAGAAACTGGTGCCGTCGACGCCGCCGGTTAATACCGGCTGGTTTTCTTCCAAATTTGGTTGGCGCATTGATCCGTTTACGGGGAATGAGGCTTTCCACGAGGGCGTGGACTTCGCGGCGCAAACGGGAAGCCCGGTGATTTCTGCCGCGGCCGGAGTGGTGATTTACTCGGATTTTCAGCCGGAGTATGGTAATCTGATTGAAATTGACCATGGCAATGGAATAACGACGCGCTACGCGCATTTATCCAAGCGCTTGGTCAAGGTCGGCGACGTGGTGCTGCGCGGAACGAAAATTGGCGAGGTGGGAAGCACAGGCCGCTCCACTGGCCCGCATCTGCACTTTGAGGTGCGCAACAAAGGAATTCCGCAAAACCCGGTAAGTTTTCTGCACATGCCGGGCTAG